A stretch of DNA from Archangium lipolyticum:
CGACTTCCTCACCCATGGAGCGGCGCATCGCCCCTTCGGCGATGGCACGGTTGAGTCTCTCGGCGAACTCCCTCGCCGAGTGGTGGCCCTGCTGCTTGAGCAGCTGGTTGCGCGCGGCCACCTCGATGATGGTGGTCATGTTGCGGCCCGGGCGCACGGGGACCACCGAGAGCGGGATGTCCACGCCCACGATGCTCATGAACTTGTCCTCCACGCCCAGCCGGTCGTACTCCTGCTGCGGGTCCCACTCGTGCAGCTCGATCACGAGCTCGATCTTCTTCCGCTCGCGCACCGAGGCCACGCCGAACAGGTCCTTGATGTTGATGATGCCCAGGCCGCGGATCTCCATGTGGTGACGGATGACGGGGTTGCCCGTGCCATACACCACGCCGGGCCGGCGCCGCGTCACGTCCACGATGTCGTCCGCCACCAGCCGGTGGCCGCGCATCACCAGGTCCAGGGCAATCTCACTCTTGCCGATGCCGCTCTTGCCCAGCAGCAGGACGCCCACGCCGAACACGTCCATCAACACGCCGTGGAGGCTGCTGGACTCCGTGAGCGCCTCCTCGAGGAAGGCCTGCACCTGCTGGATGAAGGTGCTGGAGAGCAGCGGGGTGCGCATCAGCGTGAGCCCCGTCCGCTCACAGGCCTCCAGCAGCGCGGGCGGCGGAGCCAGGTCCTTGGTCACCACCACGCAGGCCAGCTCCTCCTGGAAGAGCGAGTCGAGCACCTCGCGCTGGCGCTCCGCGGGGAGGGTGCCCAGGTAGGAGACCTCGGTGTTGCCGAACACCTGGACCCGGTGCGGATGGAGGTGCTCGGTGAAGCCCGTGAGGGCCAGCCCTGGCTTCTGGATGCGCGAGGAGGTAATGCGGCGCTGCACCCCTCGCTCCCCCGCCACCAGGGTCAGCCGGAGGTCGTACTCGCGGTCTTCGAGGAGCTGTGACACCCGGATTGAGTTCATCGGCAGGGGTGGAATATCACCCGCCGGACTTTTTGCGTGGTGAACCCTCATGTCCGCTCCCACTCCCACCCCCGGAGAATCCGCCGAGCGGCCCCTTGCTCGAGCCGTCCTCGTGCTGGCGCTCGGGGTGGGAGCCGCACTGCGGGTGTGGTTGGGCCTCTCGGAGGACGGCATCTACTGGCCGGACGAGGTCTACCAGAGCCTGGAGCCCGCGCATCGGCTCGTCTTTGGCTACGGCCTGCAGGCGTGGGAGTTCATCGAGGGGGCGCGCAACTGGGCCCTGCCCGGACTGGTGGCGGCCCTGTTCGAGCTGGCCACATGGGTGGGGTGGGAGGAGCCGCGTG
This window harbors:
- the hprK gene encoding HPr(Ser) kinase/phosphatase, giving the protein MNSIRVSQLLEDREYDLRLTLVAGERGVQRRITSSRIQKPGLALTGFTEHLHPHRVQVFGNTEVSYLGTLPAERQREVLDSLFQEELACVVVTKDLAPPPALLEACERTGLTLMRTPLLSSTFIQQVQAFLEEALTESSSLHGVLMDVFGVGVLLLGKSGIGKSEIALDLVMRGHRLVADDIVDVTRRRPGVVYGTGNPVIRHHMEIRGLGIINIKDLFGVASVRERKKIELVIELHEWDPQQEYDRLGVEDKFMSIVGVDIPLSVVPVRPGRNMTTIIEVAARNQLLKQQGHHSAREFAERLNRAIAEGAMRRSMGEEVE